The window CTAGCAAAATTAACTTAAATATGTCTTAATTCGACCTTTTCTTCGTGTAGTTTCTTCTGTGTAGTTTTTTCTTTGGCAAATTGCACGAGACGTGTGCTTTTTGCTGACATTCTTAATAATATTGTAGAAGATTTGTGATTTCGTCgagaaaaattctaaaataaataaaatcagaTAAGCTTTACCGTCTAAAACCTCGAATCAACTACTGAGATTCTTGGATAGTCGCGAGAAATCTGGTTTTaacttatttccttaatttttgaCTCTTACCTTTCCGGTGAAAGGCCTTATTAGGCTCCTCAAACTATTAGTCCAGTTGTATATATCTATGAAAAAATTGGTTGATGACATACTCTTATGAGAAATTTATGACAAATGGATGCCCTATTATCCAAGAAACGACAAGAATCACATTTGCAGGTCTCAAAATCACTTGTAGATGTATTCACAAGGCATAAATAGAGTCTATATAATGTCTAAAAAAAACAAGTAGAAGACATTGTCAATAGATTTTGTAAGCATTGTTCACATGCAAAGGCATTTGATATGCTTTACTTGAGCCGAAGGTCTTAAagaaatagtctctctaccttcacaaggtaggggTTGATTTCAGCAAGGAAAAAACATCATATCCACTATAATGTCACAAGGTagggtaaggtttgcgtacacgTCACCCTCcccaccctccccagacctcattTTTGTGAAATTATAGTGGATACGATATTCATTTCTTACTGAAATCACGACGACTTTGAGCAAGAAGGATATCAAGAACTATATTCATCATATAAAGACCACATAATTTTTGtgataatatataaacatattatGGGACATGAAATTTGGCCGAATATGTGACACAACAAAGAAAGGAGGGTGTATTTAAGGACTTTAGGAATCACATTGAAGTAAATATAAGATGTACCAAAAggaaataaattccttctttCACTCCAAAATTAGGTGACAATCGTCGTAGCACTCCAGCAGAGAAAGGCAAAATCTTTCTATTTTTACGAGGGTAGATTGTCCTTAGGCCCGTggatgataataaggataaactccGTATAATGTCTGAACAATGGTGAGGGCGAAAAGAAAAATAGCAGCAATGACAGACAAAATGGCCCAGGGACTCCTGAAGTAGGTGTGAATGAGATTGGCTCTCCATTCATTCCACTGCTGCTTGCAATAATCGCTCACCCGTTTGTGTACTAGATCTAGGCTGCTATCTGGATCCAACGTAATGTCCTTGGATAATGAATTGAATAGCTTGGCCACAGCTTGATCGCTGCCAATTGCATTCTGGATGATGCCACTAGAGTGTAGCAAGCTAACATCTTTGGCATTGTCAATAATATTATCCATGAAGAAGATGTATGAGGTTACCTCATTTCCCGCCCCTACATGGAATCTCTCGAAAGCTATCAGGTTCAAGAACATTGCCTCTGTAGCATCATCCACCATGATCAGAGGAAGCTTAAGGATACCACCATGAAAGGAGATGTCCTTGAGGCTTCTAGTTTTACTCATCTTGAACCGAATGCCTGCTTCATGAAGCTCCATAGCAGAGCGGATAATCTCATCACCACTACTCTGATGGCTAACTTTGGGTGCTTTCCTTGGACGAGTCTTGGCCAATGCAGGATCTTCCCAAAGTAGGCTTTTTCTGTACACATCCAATACATGCAAACATTTCCCAAGTCCTTTAGCACGGCTGTGAGGATTGCAGAAGTCCAGTATGAGCTTATTAATACATTGCTCATCATCCTGCTCAATGCAATCAAGGTGTAACCCTTCACTCTGTAAATGGAATTAAATTAGAAAAGGTTAATAAAGTGTATCGCATAAAACAGTTTAAGCTTTAAGAGAAGATGGTCGTGCAATTCAACATGGTATATGTGTGAGCACATGTTTAGTGGTGGGTGGGTTTTCTTTGGGGGGCGGGGGGGAGGAGGAGGAGTCTGGAGGGAGAATGACCTTTTCCTCTTGACTTTTGACGGCAAGTAATTTGTCCAAAAGGAGCATAGGCAACTGATTCTCAAGCATCAGCATGTCGCGTTTGAGATAAGGCATGAGATGGAGCTTTCCATGATTGCTGAAAATCGGATCATTAGGAGCATAGTCATATTGTAGAGCATGCTGAGATTGATCTATAAGTAGAGGATCAGCAGCAGCTGTTTTCAAGATCTCCAGCATGAAACAGCCATCAAGAATCATCAACTGCAAGAAGGCATTGGTATCATTTTGCCATATAGGATCCAGCGAATAATATGCATCTTTCAAATCTTGAGCCACTTGTTGTAAGGAGTCGATATAACATGTTAACGATTTTCCAGATCTCTTTAGGAAGTGAAGAAGTGCTCGGTGCTTGTGAGCTTCCATCGTCTTGAGATGATCTTCTCCATGATGGTAAGGACCAAAAGAAACTACCTGAGGCTTGTAAGCTTTCTTGCTCACATCTGTGACACCAACAGGTACTCTATATATGGACCGCTTCTTCCAGTGCTCTGCCTCCACCGTGGTGAGATCCTCCACGTGCATCAGCTCATCGTTAACCTTGATCACCCACTCATTTTCCATTTCAGATATATTCAAGTACTAAATTATGTATCGGGAGATAATAGCACTAGTATTTATGAGTTATGACTAATTTAGAGGACAATTATGAAACACAAATCATAATGATGTATAAATTTTAGACCAGAGACCCTTATACTTTGAGGAACCATTACCAATTGGTATTTCCTATTTCCCCTCCCCACAAGTAAGCTCCAAACTTTGTCCTTCTGCAAGCTAAAAGAATAACTTGATTATGCAGCTCTTGCTCAATCTTTTTGTCTTCTCTAACATGCTTTGCTTGTACAATAGGATAATTCACAATGTTTCTTGGCGGCCATAAGGATTTATGTTAGGATTCTCAAATCAGACCCCAACTTGTTTGAACTGAGGCTTAGTTTGTCATTTCTTTGTTGATTTTACTGCCCCATTTTAGGATAAGGTAAACTTCAGTTGCACCTCTCTATTATATCAGTATTGCAACATTTATGTTTCTTCATCACAAGGCAACATCCATTAAAAGTTATGAAGGATTTGATTCTCTGCTTGGAGAGTCAATTTTTCAGTATGAACTATAACCAGGTTCACTAAAATAAGATCTCACTTGTTCTTGTCTAGCATACAAGGGTCAGTGAACATCAGAAACTTATAAATTGCTGTTACCTTTGGGATTTTCCTAAACTGTTTTACTGTTCAATTTTCCGGCGAGTCTAGTACTTTTGATCAGCCCATATATGCCATTTTTTCACCCTCACCATCACGCTTAAATGTCAGCACTGCAACATGTAACTGTTCACAAAGCAACAAGATACCCAGTGTAGTTCAACAAGTCGGGTCTCCGTACACTGACCTTACCCCTAccagaagtagagaggctgtttccactaGACATAATTGTTCACAAAGCAACATAGTGAAAAGAGCTATAATGTTGGATGCTGTTTCTTTCGTACTACTTATGGAAACACCACCTAACCTTAAAGTTGACCTTAAAGACTTTTCGTAAGGTATCACCAACTCGGAGAAGTTCTTTTCTGGAAGCATATAGAACTGGGACAGTCCAAAATAACCAGAGTTGAAAGGCAAATGGAAGAATGTAAATTGCAAGTGGCATTGAGAATGAAATGTTCAGCCTTGAGTTATATATTTTAAGAGTTTAAGCTATCATTGTTTTCGTACAGTTTCACGAGCTCCCATGTCAACTCGCCTTGGGCACAAGACTGGTGTCCCAACAAAAGAAGCAACTAATGAATGAATGAAGTAAATATAATAGCACGATATGCTAATTTACTCGAGTTATATGTACAAGCTCTTCCCTGGAACTTATCTAGTCTTGCTTCCTTTTCAGCATTGCCTAACACAAGCTAACAGGGCATGCCTTGTCATCTCACGTTGCAGCACTGAGGTTTCCCTTGGTTCAGCAACTTTCTCCACAGGCACATCATTTGCCTTGGAGATTGATAATGTGCAGTGTAATAATCATCAATGCACCCAAACTGACAAAACTTCAAGCTATGCACGTACTCTACAGGCCTGGAGCTGTTGAATTGTTCTACCCACATTCCCATGCTCACGTCCTCCATCTTAAACAACTGCAGCAGGTCAAATATatgttagattttattttttctgtttgGGTTTCCAGAAGTGACGTGGGTGAGAGGAGTGTTAGGAATATTCAAGGAGAACATCAAGGAAGCTTACCCTCAGCTTATGTTTCTCAAACTCAGAAACTATGTACTCTGCAATGTCAAATGAGATGACATAACCGGGCCCATTGGCATAGGGCGGATAATCTTCTTCAGGCCATTCCTGCCAATCCCCGTAGAAAAAAATGAACGTCAGAAACTAGTGAATGCATAAGGGGTTCAGGGACCAGATGAAGCAGTTCATTACATATGATGGCAAACTGCACAAGGTTCTTGAGGAATCCTCCTAACTGGTAAAATTGTTTGCACAAAGTAGCTTCTAATAAACAGAAGCTATCAATATACAGAAAAGGAAGAAGAATGTGATGGTCGCAATGTGCATGGTATCACTTACTAGGTTATGATTTCACCTTTATCCTAATTCAATCCCTAAACCTGGTAGCGTTAATGAGTTGAAGTGATCACTAAAGGTAATAGTGCTGTTTTGGACTTTTGGTGGGACTTTCTAAAGAGGCTGCGCACTACAAGGACAGATCAAAGGGTACAGAAGACCAAGTCTACTTCTCCATTGCAGTTCATTTCAAATTAAGGTGCCAAGGactatcttttgttttaaaacacCTTGTATTAGCTGATTCTACATGGATGAACTTTCATGCCACTCCAGAACAAAAGGAAGAGATTTTCTTCATATTTGTGTAACTTGGACCTACCAATTGTCATCTGAATTACTATGTTGGAGCTTGGTTCCTTTTGGTTGGCTGCTGCTGAATCACTACTAGCATGCAAGAGATTGGCTGTGGCTACTCTCAATGGTGGTATTTTCACGTACACTCACAAGGATATATAAGGTTCATGATTTTACCAGATGAAATCAGAAGAAGCTGCAGAGGTATCGACTATCAATTATTACGCCTCAAATCCCCACCCCACACACACTTTTTTCGCTTTTTGATAATTCACCTCAACCCCATACTAGTCGATCAGCTATATAATCCTATATATCCAGCCAATTTTATTTATTAAGCACAAACATAACTGCAGAGCAGTTCAAAAAAAACGTTGTGCTGTGAAGCAAAACAGGGGTAGGAGGTGGAACATACAGACAGTAAAAGGAATATAGCAAGGAAGAAGGAGGTCGTTGAACATCTTTTCCCTCATGTTTGGGATTGAGACAGCATCATCACGTTGTTTTTTCTGTTATATGTTTCAATCATAATCATGTTCCCTAATTTTTCATTTATGGCTACAAGAGGTAGCTCTCTCTCCTAACTAGGAACCTCTGGGGACAATTGCTCATATAATGTTTAGGGGTGAACAAAATTGAACCGCAAAACCGACCTTACATGGTCAGTTTTTTAAGGTCAAATTTAGCTGTTCTCTTAGTAGTTTTAATGAACTTGATTGTTGCTAAAATGAGTGCACTTATTTTACTTGGCcaatatactaaaaatagttgTCTAACTTTACTTGTTCAGTTAGGAAAAAGAAGATATAGTTTATCATGTTGTGTCTATTTTTCTCATGTTATAGATGACTTGTAATTaataggggtgatataataaaattgacTTGTAATTaataggggtgatataataaaattattcttttatttattattttattaaaagagaatCAAGTCAAACATGGATAAGTAAACATTAATAATATAGGGTTGGTTCGGATTGGTGCGGTTTGCAGTTCGATTTTGTTCACCCCTAAGAATGACTAAAACTATGGAAGACATAACTTTGGCTAACTACACAAATTGAAGTGTAATACTGATGAAGCGAGAGAGTCTACCTCATAGGTGACTGCCCATTTACCATGTCGAAGGGGCTTATGGTAGTAATTGATGTTTCCAACATACAGGCTTCTACCACTATGAACTTTCTTAACTTCCTTCGTCACAGCATCAATTCTCACAAATGTGTCATCATCACACTTCATTACATACTTTGCAGCAACTGTACGGACCTGGAATATCccataattacataaatattaaaAGATGAGAAAATCTGAAGTGATAATTGTCATCCAATTTTATCCTCGACTTACCCCATATTCACAAATTGCTACTGTCTTCAACACAACAAGATCGTAATTGTCCATGTAGGGGACTATAACTATATCACCAAAAAATTCTGCTTCTttcatcaactccacatttatctcttttcttccaTGCTGAAACATTTCACTTCAAATATAAGcacatgcaacaacaacaacatgggTATATTCCAACAAattggggtctggggagggtaagtgtacgcagtttgtaccactacctcagaggtgaggtagagaagttgtttaAATGTAAGCACCTGCAAGACTCTAAATATAAGATATCGCTCTCATGAATGAACAATTCTGTCTAAGCCAAGTCTTACCATTGCCACAAAAAAACGGGCAACAACATTTGAAGACTTGAGTGATGGATGCTGCATCCAAGATTTTCTCACAGCCATTCTCTCAGAAAAATGATTGCCTGCAGAAAGGATGCCAATAAAAAGCTCTACAGGTTCATCGGGAAGTGGCGGAGCTTGCCACTTGGGTAACATCTCCAGATGCCTCTGTGGAGCAAAACTTGGATGTGTTGAGGGCAATGAAGCAGCAAATACAGAATGCACGTCAATATCCCCGTTAACAGACAGACCTGTCGCGTCCTCAAGAGTAA of the Capsicum annuum cultivar UCD-10X-F1 chromosome 11, UCD10Xv1.1, whole genome shotgun sequence genome contains:
- the LOC107847828 gene encoding UPF0481 protein At3g47200-like, with translation MENEWVIKVNDELMHVEDLTTVEAEHWKKRSIYRVPVGVTDVSKKAYKPQVVSFGPYHHGEDHLKTMEAHKHRALLHFLKRSGKSLTCYIDSLQQVAQDLKDAYYSLDPIWQNDTNAFLQLMILDGCFMLEILKTAAADPLLIDQSQHALQYDYAPNDPIFSNHGKLHLMPYLKRDMLMLENQLPMLLLDKLLAVKSQEEKSEGLHLDCIEQDDEQCINKLILDFCNPHSRAKGLGKCLHVLDVYRKSLLWEDPALAKTRPRKAPKVSHQSSGDEIIRSAMELHEAGIRFKMSKTRSLKDISFHGGILKLPLIMVDDATEAMFLNLIAFERFHVGAGNEVTSYIFFMDNIIDNAKDVSLLHSSGIIQNAIGSDQAVAKLFNSLSKDITLDPDSSLDLVHKRVSDYCKQQWNEWRANLIHTYFRSPWAILSVIAAIFLFALTIVQTLYGVYPYYHPRA